From Nitrobacter sp. NHB1, a single genomic window includes:
- the nuoE gene encoding NADH-quinone oxidoreductase subunit NuoE, producing the protein MSVRRLAPKEQQPESFAFSAENLVFAKKQIEQYPPGRQASAAIAILWRAQEQHDGWVSEAAIRVVADMLDMPYIRMLEIATFYTMFQLQPVGKKAHIQVCGTTPCRLRGAEDILAVCKSRIHHDPFHLSKDGDFSWEEVECLGVCVNAPMVLIWKDTYEDLTKENFGKVLDGFASGQPPKPGPQIDRQFSAPVGGPTTLNTAAAKGEGGQRASARPAPADDASKKGKS; encoded by the coding sequence ATGTCCGTTCGCCGCCTGGCACCGAAAGAACAGCAGCCCGAGAGTTTCGCGTTCAGCGCGGAGAATCTCGTTTTTGCCAAAAAACAGATCGAGCAATATCCGCCCGGTCGCCAGGCGTCCGCGGCCATCGCTATCCTGTGGCGCGCGCAGGAACAGCACGACGGCTGGGTGTCGGAAGCCGCGATTCGCGTCGTGGCTGACATGCTGGATATGCCCTACATCCGGATGCTGGAGATCGCGACCTTTTATACGATGTTCCAGTTGCAGCCGGTCGGCAAGAAAGCGCATATCCAGGTCTGCGGCACGACGCCGTGCCGGTTGCGCGGCGCTGAGGACATCCTCGCCGTCTGCAAGAGCCGCATCCATCACGATCCCTTCCACCTCTCGAAAGATGGCGACTTCAGTTGGGAAGAGGTCGAGTGTCTTGGCGTCTGCGTCAACGCGCCGATGGTGCTGATCTGGAAAGACACCTACGAGGATCTGACGAAGGAGAATTTCGGTAAGGTGCTGGACGGGTTCGCCTCGGGCCAACCGCCGAAGCCCGGTCCCCAGATCGACCGCCAGTTTTCCGCACCCGTCGGCGGCCCGACCACGTTGAATACGGCGGCTGCGAAAGGCGAGGGGGG